Proteins encoded together in one Dermacentor variabilis isolate Ectoservices chromosome 2, ASM5094787v1, whole genome shotgun sequence window:
- the LOC142570558 gene encoding uncharacterized protein LOC142570558, translating into MELVAQWDASWLPKWKDVRFMGSQGAVVAANSGRGDRIDGMDTEGYEVVLPTLPSGRSVLNTLFLHADVRSRPYRVEHFRDTLARLGLLPEVVALGAYQMSHVWAVTFKSTEGMKKALACGEMKVKGQCCLVIDPANQDVRLKLHWLLFNVADDDVRVALAPFRKVTEVSKEKWRVQGVQDKGSTTRLVRLKLYNGIKVDDLPHQLRVAGDMALLVAPGRAPLCLRCHSKGHIRRECRVPRCMHCRRFGHKESQCVKTYASVAGPVGGEDTAELVMDEADAEEAASEALSKLEELDAATLTPPDMPQDASVNKESRKLTDAAGDATGVVKVQDASTPSKSPEEPALMEVSEGTSGASVSKRGHDATLNEHEALAARISEGPPPKAAIIRRSTLRPRPSIPPDRRAVETPPT; encoded by the coding sequence atggaactcgtggctcagtgggaCGCGTCTTGGCTACCCAAGTGGAAGGACGTGCGTTTCATGGGCTCCCAAGGAGCGGTGGTTGCGGCTAACAGCGGCCGCGGTGACAGGATCGACGGAATGGATACCGAGGGATACGAAGTGGTTTTGCCTACTCTGCCATCAGGTCGTAGTGTTTTGAATACTTTATTTTTGCACGCGGATGTCCGGTCGAGGCCTTACCGAGTCGAACATTTCCGGGACACGTTGGCGCGTCTTGGTTTGCTCCCCGAAGTGGTAGCGTTGGGGGCATATCAGATGAGCCACGTATGGGCTGTGACTTTCAAGAGCACGGAAGGGATGAAGAAAGCTTTGGCATGCGGCGAAATGAAGGTGAAGGGCCAATGTTGTTTGGTTATTGATCCGGCAAACCAGGACGTGCGTCTGAAGCTTCACTGGCTTCTTTTCAATGTGGCTGACGATGATGTGCGTGTAGCGCTTGCTCCGTTCAGAAAGGTGACCGAGGTCTCGAAGGAAAAGTGGAGAGTTCAAGGTGTCCAAGACAAGGGTTCGACGACACGCCTCGTGCGCCTCAAGCTCTATAACGGCATTAAGGTTGATGACCTTCCACACCAGCTTCGCGTAGCCGGTGACATGGCCCTTCTAGTCGCGCCCGGAAGAGCGCCACTGTGCCTGCGGTGTCACAGTAAGGGCCATATCAGACGAGAATGCCGAGTTCCTCGCTGCATGCACTGCCGTCGTTTTGGACACAAGGAATCTCAGTGCGTGAAGACGTACGCAAGTGTTGCGGGGCCGGTTGGTGGAGaagacactgcggaactcgtcaTGGACGAGGCTGACGCTGAAGAAGCCGCTAGCGAAGCATTGTCGAAGCTCGAGGAACTTGATGCGGCAACGTTAACCCCGCCCGACATGCCCCAAGACGCAAGTGTTAACAAGGAAAGCCGAAAGCTGACCGACGCAGCTGGCGACGCCACCGGCGTCGTGAAAGTGCAGGACGCCTCAACGCCGTCGAAGTCACCTGAGGAGCCAGCACTCATGGAAGTAAGCGAGGGAACAAGCGGAGCCTCAGTCTCCAAGCGCGGCCACGATGCTACGCTGAACGAGCATGAGGCCCTGGCTGCAAGGATCTCGGAAGGACCGCCGCCAAAGGCGGCGATCATTCGGCGGTCAACGCTGAGGCCGCGTCCGAGCATACCTCCGGACCGGAGGGCGGTGGAGACGCCGCCGACGTAG
- the LOC142570557 gene encoding uncharacterized protein LOC142570557, with translation MTGSAINLDKSLGVWIGNWEDHPSTFANIRWTVTPAKYLGVPLEHYRDAVDYWNAETERVREGTLKWGGRNFSMFARATVCNLFAVAKIAYVLQALCISRANIQRLHRVLAVFVWGSSWERTSRTNLFRSVKNGGLGLAHLFIRQIVSRFVFLREQNDPFLVTMFQTRLSEAIPEFIVSSHRCSQGRARGFLKEVVLAFQLLKVRFSMEYLSRVPRKRLYKDLVDTMLPVPLYRSMFCIGPEKDVLKKVKRMPVRPSVKSFFFQLHTNTLPVKPWLDEKGLSVLWSVNCLLCRKPETVEHIFLDCWDAVFHWDILQRTLKKDLPITPYGIRFLPTLNEDKVPYDMFMLVSLHSLWKTRLAVRHADVNARPVREYFIESICHIKEMYNLQKEKPTWLSVTCRLHHMGFVSCLL, from the coding sequence ATGACAGGCAGTGCTATCAACCTTGATAAATCCCTAGGGGTATGGATCGGCAACTGGGAAGACCATCCGAGTACGTTTGCAAATATCCGCTGGACAGTCACGCCGGCAAAGTACCtaggggtgccgcttgagcactaccgTGACGCCGTTGATTACTGGAATGCCGAAACTGAAAGGGTTCGTGAAGGTACACTTAAATGGGGAGGCCGCAATTTCTCTATGTTTGCTCGTGCGACAGTGTGCAACCTGTTTGCCGTCGCTAAAATTGCTTACGTGCTCCAAGCGTTGTGCATCTCAAGGGCTAACATACAACGTTTACACAGAGTGCTCGCAGTGTTTGTGTGGGGTTCAAGCTGGGAGCGCACCAGTCGCACTAATCTCTTTCGTTCGGTTAAAAATGGAGGATTAGGTCTGGCACATTTGTTCATTAGGCAGATTGTGTCGAGGTTTGTTTTCTTGCGGGAGCAAAATGACCCATTTTTAGTAACTATgtttcaaacaaggctgagcgaagctatacctgagtttattgtatcgtcacatcggtgcagtcaaggcagagcgcgtggtttcctaaaagaggtagtcttggcttttcagctgttaaaggttcggttttccatggaatacttaagtagggtaccacgaaagcgcttatataaggacctggtagacacaatgttgccggtgccattgtatcgctcgatgttctgcattggacctgaaaaggatgtactaaaaaaagtaaaacgaatgccagtacgcccgtcggtaaagtccttctttttccagctccacaccaatactttacctgtgaaaccttggctagatgaaaaaggcctttccgtgctttggagcgtcaactgtttactatgccggaaacccgaaacagtagaacacatttttcttgactgctgggatgctgtgttccattgggacatcttacagagaacactaaagaaggacttgccgattacaccatatgggattcgtttcttgcctactctaaatgaagacaaagttccctatgacatgttcatgctcGTGTCTTTACATAGCTTATGGAAAACTAGACTGGCCGTAAGACATGCCGATGTCAATGCCCGGCCTGTtagagaatacttcattgaaagcatttgtcacattaaggaaatgtataatttacaaaaagaaaaaccaacatggctcagtgtgaCTTGCCGATTACACCATATGGgattcgtttcttgcctactctaa
- the LOC142571073 gene encoding carbohydrate sulfotransferase 1-like: protein MEGARTTESPVVVNEHTMASADTSDSSLERLLPAAFRAALERYPVVAAADVKIVVIVAYYRSGSSFVGELLSSAPRTFFHFEPLVPFTVSGSIRPGRQSHAFRLIDDLVRCRFEPLYTVWLENNLYYKFNHFLADLCENGESCSSPDHLSALCSRAETQVFKFTRLRVSQVGSWIERNPDIAQSVRVVHLVRDPRAIYSSRRGLRWCTDYEPCDSAAALCDQMRSDLDAFRELTPRLQINRTYQIRFEDLAADPLNETMRVFGSLGLNYAPSVSKYIETHTVAAAAEMRNPYSTKRNSKAVVHMWKKKLSMQKIREIETTCSDVLQRLGYKSVPK, encoded by the exons ATGGAAGGTGCACGTACAACAGAATCTCCCGTTGTGGTCAACGAACATACAATGGCGTCAGCAGATACCAGTGATTCTTCTTTAGAAAGACTTCTCCCCGCTGCGTTTAGAGCCGCGCTCGAAAGATATCCCGTGGTCGCTGCAGCGGATGTGAAAATAGTGGTGATCGTCGCCTATTACCGGTCTGGGTCATCCTTTGTTGGCGAATTGCTGTCTTCAGCGCCAAGGACATTTTTCCACTTTGAGCCTCTTGTCCCGTTCACTGTCAGCGGCAGTATACGACCAGGAAGACAGAGCCACGCTTTCCGTCTGATAGACGACCTTGTCAGGTGCCGCTTCGAGCCGCTCTACACAGTGTGGCTGGAGAACAACCTTTACTACAAGTTCAACCACTTCCTGGCCGACCTCTGCGAAAATGGAGAGTCTTGCTCCTCCCCAGATCACCTGTCTGCTCTCTGTTCAAGAGCCGAAACGCAAGTTTTCAAGTTCACCAGACTTCGCGTCAGTCAG GTGGGATCTTGGATTGAGCGAAACCCGGACATTGCGCAGTCTGTTCGCGTGGTCCACTTGGTGCGAGACCCGCGGGCCATCTACTCTTCTAGAAGAGGTCTTCGCTGGTGCACGGACTACGAGCCCTGCGATAGCGCGGCCGCCTTGTGTGACCAGATGCGATCAGACTTGGATGCATTCAGGGAGCTCACCCCTCGACTGCAGATAAACAGAACGTACCAGATACGTTTCGAAGACCTCGCCGCGGACCCCCTGAACGAGACGATGCGGGTGTTCGGGAGCCTAGGTCTAAACTATGCACCATCCGTTTCGAAATACATTGAAACCCACACGGTAGCAGCTGCAGCGGAAATGAGGAACCCTTACTCGACGAAGAGAAACTCGAAAGCGGTTGTGCACATGTGGAAGAAGAAGTTGTCGATGCAAAAGATACGGGAAATAGAAACGACGTGCAGTGATGTTCTTCAAAGGCTTGGTTACAAGAGCGTGCCGAAATGA